The genomic interval TACCGCCGTGATCACGCTGTTAACGGTTAGGCGATTTTCCCGACAAAAGCCGTCCAGCGCGGCACGTTGTTCAGAAGAAAAAACATGGCTGCACTCGCCCGGCAATCCAACGGCGGTTTCGTCAAGCTGCTGTGGGCCGCGATCAATAGGTAATAAGGGCATTACGCTGACATCTTGTAGCGCCCGTTGCCAGAAGGCGGAGTGATCCTGCGCCGACTGTTGCAGCGCCCACGAAAGTTGGGACGAGAATGAAGGCGGTGCCGCTAGAGGCAGTCCCTGGTAGCTATCATGGACAGCCTTAAAGATCAGCGCCACCGACCAGCCATCCACCAACAGATGATGGAAAGTCCAGATCATTTTATGCATATCATTGTCCCAATGAATGATATGCAAGCGCATCAGCGGAGGCCGGCTAAGATCGAACTCGCACTGACGATCGGCCAGCAACAGCTTTTTCAACAGATTTTCACGTTGCGCTGCGCTTTCAGCGCGCCAATCCAGCGTGATGATGGCGACGTCACCATCAGGGGCAACCTTTTGCAGCGGCTCTCGGCTTTCCTGCCAATGAAATCCAACCCTTAAGGCGCTATAGTTCAACACCACACGCCGCCAGGCTTGCTTGAACCGCGCCACGTCAAGCTGGCCATGCAAATCCACCGAAAGTTGATTGAGATACAGGCTGGAAGAAGGCTCCGCCAGACAGTGCAACAACATGCCGTGTTGCACTGGGGTCAAAGGCAGAACATCCTCATCCTGCGGCGGTTCTGGCGGGTCTTCCCCACCGATAAAATGATTAATAATGGACTCAAGATGATCCAATAACTGGAGAGCCAGTTGGCTATCGAGCCGATTATCGAAGATGACTTCGAGGGTGATTTGTTTGTCACGTTCAAAACTGATCAGATCGAGCGCGTAGGGACGCGGCTGTTGATCTGCTACGCGTACGTCGGTTGCCATCTCTACCAGGGCAAACACCGAATCATCAGGTAATAGCGTATCAATACAACCAAGATGATTGAAACTCACCGCCGCCTTGGGTAAAACCTGCATGGCGGCCCGTTGACTGCCGTAACGCAACAGGCCATACGCCAAACCATGTTGTTGACGCAGTTTGTACTGCCTGGACGTTTCCTCTATTTGCTGTTGCGGACTACAGTCATCGGCGATATCCACGACCAACGGGAAGAGACAACTGAACCACCCCACGGCACGTTCTAGCCCCATCGTCGCGGGCACATACTGGCGACCATGCGTTTCGATATCCATCAGTACGCGATGTGTCCCGGTCATCCGGCGCAAAGCCAATGCCAATACCGTAAGCAGACAGTCTTGTAATGAGGCCTTACTCTTTTTGGCAAGCGCATGCAGGCGTGTCGTTTGCCCGCTGGAAAGCAACAGCCTTCGTTGACTCACACCATGATGATAACGCTTCGCTTCAACCAAGCCAGGGATAGGCGCCGCTACCGTTCCCAACAACCCCTGCCAGTAGTAAAACTCACTCTCAAAGATATCCTGCTGGACGTTATCCGTGAGAAAATTCGCCCATACGGCAAAACCATGTTCAACGTGATGTTCTGAGGGTTGCGGTGAGGCCAGGCAATCCTGGAGATCGCGGAGCACGATGGATAAGGAGAGCACATCCACCGCCAGGTGGTGGATCACGATCACCAACCGTTGTTGGTCAGCCGCATTTACCAACCAGAACTGCGCCGTTTGCCCCTGCGCGCTGACGGCGGCGTTGGCGTCTTCCTCTACCTGTGCGCAATAGGCGTTAATATCCTGATTTTCCGGCATCTCGCAGAGGGAAAAGGCACTTTTTACCTGAGAAGCATCATAGTGCTGGAGCCAGCCATCACTGTCGGTTTTCTGCAGCCTTAATGTCAGGATTGGATGACGCGTCAACAATTCGATAACCGCCTGCTTTATCTTTTCTGGCGGCAATCGCGTTTTCATGTGCAGCGTGAAACGTTGGTTGTATCCGGCAAGAGGATCGACACTTTGCTCAACATACCAGCGTTGTATTGGCGTCAGCGGGAAAGCTGCAGATACCGGGGTAGTGCGGACAGGTTGCACGTCACTCTGTATAATCGCGCAATGTGTTGCCAGTTCACCGACCGTCTGGTGTTCAAAGCACTGCTCGATCGTCAAATCGATTCCCTTTTTCCGTATCCGGGAAACGATTTGGATAATCATGATAGAGTCCAGCCCCAGATCGAACAGGTTATCATCCAACTGCACAGGGGATACGGCCATCACCTCCTGCACCACGTCCGTTAAGGCCATTTTCACACTGTCAATCGTCATCTCCGGCATCGCGGAGGCCGCAGGATCACATTCGACTGAGGTTTGCGTGGCGTGCTCCTCTGACGATAGGTTAGCCACAATATTGTTAACCGTTTGATAGTCAAAAAAACTATCGATGCTTACCGCGATTCCCTGACGTTGCAATCTGGCGACGATTTGAATGATGGAAATGGAATCCGCACCCAGGTCAAAAATATTGTCATGCCCCGACATCTCCGTGATCCCAAGTACATTTTGGATCACTGCCATCATCTGCTCACTCACGCCGCTGTTTTCTGGCTGAGCCGTCGGTTTCGGCTGAAACGGCGTCTCAGAACCGGAAGACGCCAGCATCCGCTTTCTGTCCAACTTGCCACTTGGGAAATAAGGCAATGCCTGTTGCAGCACATATTGTGCGGGCCACATAAAGTTCGGCAATATCGTTTGCAGGTGACGCCGAAGCCGCTCGCTCATCTGCTGTTCAGAAACCTCTGCCGCCTCAGCGGGAACAATCCAGGCCACCAGCGAAGCTTCTCCTCCTCGTTCCGCCGGAAAACGCAGATCGACCGCTGCATCTGCGACATCGGCATGCAGCTTCAGTGCGACTTCAATTTCTTCCAGCTCGATGCGGTAGCCTCTGAGCTTCACCTGTTGATCGATCCGTCCCAGGATCTCAATATTGCCGTCACTACGGTAGCGAGCCAAATCGCCAGTTCTGTACATTCGGCTAAACCGATGGCTGCTTTCAGCCTGTCGCGCGGCCTGCCTAACCTGCTTCCCGCCCGTGAAGCTCCACACGTCATATTCCTGCAAGCCATCTCGGCTCAGCACGACATACGGGAAACGGTACATCCGCACGTCGCATTGAAAGATATCCTCGAGCAACAGCGTGAGATCCCGCACATCCTCTAGCAGACTGTTCCCTTTCACCAGGCGCAGCGACGGGGGCGTATACTCTATCTGCTCGTCGGTATCCGGGTTGTCATCAAGTGGGATCACCGGCAGCAACGTCTGCAGCGCAAAGCGTCCCCCCTGGCGCAAACTGGTATAAATATTCAGTAACAGTTGTTTGGGATCAGCAACGCGATCGAGTACCAATGTGGAAAGCGCAAAATCAAGTGAACCCTCAGTAATGCCTGCATCCACCGAAAAGGTTTCCCAAGGATCGTCAATTTTTGCCAATTCGGCTTGCTGTCCCGCCTGACGCGCGGCATCCACGAAACTGGGAATATAGTCCACCCCTTTCGCTATCGCCCCCATTTCGCTCAGGCGCGTCAGCACTTCACCGTTGCCAAAACCGAAGTCAGCACCATTCATTCCTTTAAAATCAGATAGTTCCAGCACTGTCTGCAATAATGCTCTGGTAAGCCCTTCCGCTTTGTAGGTGCCCTGACGCCCTTCCAGAAAATAGCGTTGCCATGCCCGCTTACTGTTATTGGTGATCAAGGCGGCAAAAATCCGTTCGGTCGCTCGATCCTGCACCGCGTCATAACCTGTGGGGTTTTCTTGCGCAGTGATCGCGCGCGCGTGAGCCCCCAGATCGCGCCATTTGCGTTTGAAACGATCAATCGCCTGACTGGCCTCGGCCAGGATTAACGGCTGCGGCAATGCCATGCCCACAGCATAGGGATTGGGGAGAAAGCGTTCTGCGGTCAATGCCGGGTGACCGTGATAACCACTGGCCAGATTGCCCCCCGACAGATATAACTCACCGATGGCGCCTTGTGGTAGCAACTGCAGCTCATCGTCAAGAATATAGGAGTGCACATTCGCCATCGGAAAACCAATCGGCACCTTTCTGTCAGCATTGACTGCATGATCGCGTTGCCCTGCGGGAGTACTGATATCGCTGGCATGGGAATAGACCGTTCCTTCCGTCGGCCCATAGCCATTGATAAACCGGCAACATCCCCGCCAACGCTGCGCCAAACTCGGAGGACAGTGCTCGCCGACAGACACGATGGTCAGCGCGCTCTGACGGATAATTCTGTCAGGATTGAGAAGTTTTAAGAGCGAGGGAACAAAAACTGCAACGCTGATTGCTTGCTGATTAAGGCTATCGATCAGCGCATCTGGCTCGACGTTATCGCGATCAAGCAACACCAAGGTGCAGCCGTTCAATAACGCCATCGTCATCTCACCTATCGCGCCATCAAATGACACGGTGGCGAACTGTGAAATTCGGCTCTCCGGGGTCAACCGAAAATAATCGCGCTGCCATTGTGCCAAGTTCACCACGCTGGCATGTTCAACCACCACGCCTTTGGGGACGCCGGTGCTGCCAGAGGTATAAATCAAATAGGCAGGCTGTGCGGGATGGATAGCCCTCAGTCTGTAGGAGCGCTCAGATTTTGCTGCTTTGCGGCACAACGCATCGTAAGACAGCGTGGCTAAGCTATCCGTCAAATCATGATGGCTTTCTGGCTCGGTGATGATGAGCGCACAGTCAGATTCGGCCAAAACGGCGCGAATTCGCTCGCGCGGTTGCTTGTTATCCAACGGAATAAAGGCGGCCCCTGCCTTCAACACCCCCATGACGCACACGAAAAAAGGGATGGAACGCTTCAGGGCAATGGCGACACGATCCCCGGCATGTATCCCATGCTCGGCCAAATAGACAGCAATTCGGTCAGATTCCTCATGCAGTTGCCGGTAGCTCAGGGTACGACCATTATGTTCCAACGCATGCTTTTCTGGCCATTTTCTCGCAAAGCGTTGCACAACATCCGTGATGGTGGCCTCGTGCTGCGGCGTATCCGTACAATTAAAATCCACGAGTAACTGTGTTTGCTGATCCGGCATCAGCAACGGCAGTCGTGCTATTGCCTCACTGTCCTCCGCGACGACAAATGCCGCCAACAGGTTCATCCACGACTGTGCCATATTGTTAATCGTCGCGGCATCAAACAACGCGGTGCTGTATCTGACCGACAGATTAAGTGCGTTTTTTGTCTGTTGAAGAAAGAAAAACAGTTCAAACAGAGCGTGGCCGCTCTCCACAATGTCAGTTGTGGTGACGGTGCCGTTAAAACTGAGCG from Musicola paradisiaca NCPPB 2511 carries:
- a CDS encoding non-ribosomal peptide synthetase; the protein is MEAETTLPPAQQRIWFIEQQCGASAAFNEVVKATIQGPLDTVALERAFLALYQHHPMLRARFRLDGNRVIRYLSQPLTNIERASLAEERARSTAVEEDDALVDRWVSTQAARVIDIATETPLRVSLLSDDDSHSWLVIVFHHIVFDAWSAHVIARDLSEYYRCAHQDISWHLPAEEVRHCLPPADAPSAREPTPHLDYWLAQLRDFERLEMPVDRQIRTSIIHPAATINAAIPRRIIIRVDRMAERHQTTRFVILLSTFYLLLNRYTGQRDLIIGSSVADRDSATALATVAPLINTLVLRATLRDKTTIKVLIDQVKQRVKGALAHKSLPFEELVKHLNLPRERHLHPLFQHAFVLNSTPEPTLSFNGTVTTTDIVESGHALFELFFFLQQTKNALNLSVRYSTALFDAATINNMAQSWMNLLAAFVVAEDSEAIARLPLLMPDQQTQLLVDFNCTDTPQHEATITDVVQRFARKWPEKHALEHNGRTLSYRQLHEESDRIAVYLAEHGIHAGDRVAIALKRSIPFFVCVMGVLKAGAAFIPLDNKQPRERIRAVLAESDCALIITEPESHHDLTDSLATLSYDALCRKAAKSERSYRLRAIHPAQPAYLIYTSGSTGVPKGVVVEHASVVNLAQWQRDYFRLTPESRISQFATVSFDGAIGEMTMALLNGCTLVLLDRDNVEPDALIDSLNQQAISVAVFVPSLLKLLNPDRIIRQSALTIVSVGEHCPPSLAQRWRGCCRFINGYGPTEGTVYSHASDISTPAGQRDHAVNADRKVPIGFPMANVHSYILDDELQLLPQGAIGELYLSGGNLASGYHGHPALTAERFLPNPYAVGMALPQPLILAEASQAIDRFKRKWRDLGAHARAITAQENPTGYDAVQDRATERIFAALITNNSKRAWQRYFLEGRQGTYKAEGLTRALLQTVLELSDFKGMNGADFGFGNGEVLTRLSEMGAIAKGVDYIPSFVDAARQAGQQAELAKIDDPWETFSVDAGITEGSLDFALSTLVLDRVADPKQLLLNIYTSLRQGGRFALQTLLPVIPLDDNPDTDEQIEYTPPSLRLVKGNSLLEDVRDLTLLLEDIFQCDVRMYRFPYVVLSRDGLQEYDVWSFTGGKQVRQAARQAESSHRFSRMYRTGDLARYRSDGNIEILGRIDQQVKLRGYRIELEEIEVALKLHADVADAAVDLRFPAERGGEASLVAWIVPAEAAEVSEQQMSERLRRHLQTILPNFMWPAQYVLQQALPYFPSGKLDRKRMLASSGSETPFQPKPTAQPENSGVSEQMMAVIQNVLGITEMSGHDNIFDLGADSISIIQIVARLQRQGIAVSIDSFFDYQTVNNIVANLSSEEHATQTSVECDPAASAMPEMTIDSVKMALTDVVQEVMAVSPVQLDDNLFDLGLDSIMIIQIVSRIRKKGIDLTIEQCFEHQTVGELATHCAIIQSDVQPVRTTPVSAAFPLTPIQRWYVEQSVDPLAGYNQRFTLHMKTRLPPEKIKQAVIELLTRHPILTLRLQKTDSDGWLQHYDASQVKSAFSLCEMPENQDINAYCAQVEEDANAAVSAQGQTAQFWLVNAADQQRLVIVIHHLAVDVLSLSIVLRDLQDCLASPQPSEHHVEHGFAVWANFLTDNVQQDIFESEFYYWQGLLGTVAAPIPGLVEAKRYHHGVSQRRLLLSSGQTTRLHALAKKSKASLQDCLLTVLALALRRMTGTHRVLMDIETHGRQYVPATMGLERAVGWFSCLFPLVVDIADDCSPQQQIEETSRQYKLRQQHGLAYGLLRYGSQRAAMQVLPKAAVSFNHLGCIDTLLPDDSVFALVEMATDVRVADQQPRPYALDLISFERDKQITLEVIFDNRLDSQLALQLLDHLESIINHFIGGEDPPEPPQDEDVLPLTPVQHGMLLHCLAEPSSSLYLNQLSVDLHGQLDVARFKQAWRRVVLNYSALRVGFHWQESREPLQKVAPDGDVAIITLDWRAESAAQRENLLKKLLLADRQCEFDLSRPPLMRLHIIHWDNDMHKMIWTFHHLLVDGWSVALIFKAVHDSYQGLPLAAPPSFSSQLSWALQQSAQDHSAFWQRALQDVSVMPLLPIDRGPQQLDETAVGLPGECSHVFSSEQRAALDGFCRENRLTVNSVITAVWGLLLTRYTGESQALFGVTLSGRTIDMPQMEHCVGMFINTVIFRVHADPDLQVKTWLFSVQKQQIALQSVQSSPLSDVIRWVDLPRGEQPYQSVVLFENYPLDHRLSQNSGELRFDNARTIQQSNYPLMLVVIPTDPFVVQLNYDTRRFTERDIRLLLDRFLVMLTNVIDNGEQPLSTVSEWTPEDWQNHHRFSRRPMPVKPAAGCLQDIFVRQVEATPNRVAVRAGVAQITYLALNRKANQFACYLQQKGAGPETVVGLCVEPGIDMYVGLLAILKAGGAYLPLDPTLPQMRLASIVASAGIRLVLTQTLLQQAVASIEGIETVLLDNPDAAVTACSHLTPEHGCHDDNLAYVMFTSGSTGEPKGVMGTHRSTKNCLEWMWRDSPFATDEVCCQKTAYTFGDSIQEIFGPLLQGVMTVVIDNHTLLSMADLIAVLQQHRVTRIVLVPSLLRQLLDSGENLAQRLAALNYWLASGEALPDGLSAAFYRQLPNARLFNMYGTSELSNDVTLYAIPPTVSGNGYSPIGRPVADMTVYLLDRRMRQVPMGIVGEIYVGGPGVNRGYQGKAGLTASAFLPDPFTPMAGALMYKTGDLGFINDAAQLVFSGRADQQVNLRGFRIELDEIIHAAETHPGIKQCFVTTIANPRQEAQIVAALELTRVQQLLHDQRAYELPNHLIVLHHSKAETDHTWREIFDDRDYVRHGIVVSPGDVVVDVGANIGLFSLFVHYEFGARVYAIEPAPASAALLRQNYVLHRCQGKVFEVGCGARHERRRFTTYEGSSLTSGFFADPNADGYIVKAAATKHLLDAPEQQQAAVLAERIEDLIDSRMVPQHHMLEVRPLSALLADMNEPVIHLLKIDVERAELQVLEGIDEQDWSRLRQIVLEVEDRDRQLDNVTSLLTAKGYALVVEASGHFPGVPLYMVYARRSYEESATPAPGLEQAAMRYARAPVKMDLDADSIRAYLAERLPNYMVPASIEVVSKMEKTSSGKISRTLMRQRLQDAASHRMLHATPPQGAMETLIAQVWSEFLHVPSVGREDNFFDLGGHSLLVIAVCNEITRRSGNALSFIDLFRHPSVSQLAKHLSGIKQTSFNSAVERGQRRQSGRRAKYKGELL